In Zobellia roscoffensis, the following are encoded in one genomic region:
- a CDS encoding sulfatase-like hydrolase/transferase: MLCIYAAATVSGWAQEQPNFIFILTDDQQYGLMGCTGNTIVKTPNLDKLASDGVLFTNAHITTAICTPSRASILTSQFERKHGINFNSGTSMSKEGWNNTYPMVMRENGYYTGWVGKNHVPVGEGGYDSGLMEKSFDYWYAGHGHLGFYPKDRHSIFKDAKNDTQVEVVGEGIQDFLSNEQKLGGAIKFIDNRPTDKPFMLSVCFNLPHGAGTGSMQMRDSDDEIYKTLYRDQNIPLPENYVARKDIKAPKLPAEIHHAEDRQVGYDYVDTPEGFRERYIRQMEAMTGIDRLLGELRQTLKDQKIDKNTVIVFTSDHGLFMGQFGLGGKALCYEETTHVPMIIFNPNTKKSKRGKTSDALVQSIDIAPTMMTMAGVAIPDTYQGKNLTHLLAGEEEEVRPFLYTENLWSTQFGNPRCESVQDHEWKYIRYYKNENFSALKKIATAKAMGINTSAMLYKVHDPDIAVYRDYADGPLNGEPAVYEELFNLKKDPKETTNLASDASNKSKLEELRKVWKTEITNARGTGFPKVLRYTSDSEGERGVIIEPK; encoded by the coding sequence ATGCTCTGCATTTACGCCGCAGCAACCGTATCCGGTTGGGCACAAGAGCAGCCAAATTTCATCTTTATATTAACGGATGACCAGCAGTACGGCCTCATGGGCTGTACGGGCAATACCATTGTAAAAACGCCAAACCTAGATAAATTGGCTAGTGATGGGGTTTTGTTCACCAATGCCCATATAACTACTGCTATTTGCACACCAAGTAGAGCCAGTATTCTAACAAGTCAGTTTGAGAGAAAACACGGTATAAACTTTAATTCCGGCACCAGTATGTCCAAAGAAGGTTGGAACAATACCTATCCTATGGTTATGCGTGAAAATGGGTATTACACCGGTTGGGTAGGGAAAAACCATGTTCCTGTTGGAGAGGGTGGTTATGATAGCGGACTCATGGAAAAGAGCTTTGATTACTGGTACGCAGGCCATGGTCATCTGGGCTTCTATCCAAAAGACCGTCACAGTATTTTTAAAGATGCTAAAAACGACACCCAAGTAGAAGTGGTTGGTGAAGGAATTCAAGATTTTTTATCCAATGAGCAGAAATTAGGTGGGGCCATAAAATTCATAGACAACAGACCTACGGATAAGCCTTTTATGCTTTCCGTATGTTTTAACCTTCCTCACGGAGCGGGAACAGGTTCTATGCAAATGCGTGATTCTGACGATGAGATTTACAAAACGCTTTATCGCGACCAGAATATTCCGTTACCAGAAAATTATGTCGCTAGAAAAGATATAAAAGCACCAAAATTACCTGCAGAAATACATCACGCGGAAGATCGTCAGGTGGGTTATGATTATGTAGATACGCCAGAAGGTTTTAGAGAGCGTTACATAAGGCAAATGGAAGCTATGACAGGTATTGACCGTCTACTAGGAGAGCTTAGACAAACTTTGAAGGACCAAAAAATAGACAAGAATACCGTTATTGTTTTTACTTCTGACCACGGACTTTTCATGGGCCAGTTCGGACTTGGTGGAAAGGCTTTGTGTTACGAAGAAACTACGCATGTACCTATGATAATCTTTAATCCAAACACAAAGAAATCAAAAAGGGGGAAAACTTCTGATGCTTTGGTACAAAGTATAGATATTGCACCAACCATGATGACTATGGCAGGCGTGGCTATTCCAGATACGTACCAAGGTAAAAACCTAACGCACCTTTTAGCCGGAGAGGAAGAAGAAGTTCGCCCTTTTCTATATACCGAGAATTTATGGTCTACCCAGTTTGGTAACCCTAGATGCGAGTCTGTTCAAGACCACGAATGGAAATACATTCGGTATTATAAGAACGAGAATTTTTCGGCCTTAAAAAAGATAGCGACAGCTAAAGCCATGGGTATAAATACCAGTGCAATGCTTTATAAGGTTCACGATCCGGACATTGCCGTATATCGTGATTATGCAGACGGACCTTTAAACGGTGAACCAGCGGTTTATGAAGAATTGTTCAACCTGAAAAAAGACCCAAAAGAAACCACTAATTTAGCTTCTGATG
- a CDS encoding sulfatase-like hydrolase/transferase: protein MKNTKLLFTFALGFLTALPSVAQEKKPNIIVVLTDDQGWADVGFNGATDIPTPNLDKLASQGVIFDNGYVSHPYCSPSRAGLLTGRYQARFGHDCNMPYKAENDDTVGTPLSEKMIPEALKERGYRTSAIGKWHLGDHSSLHPTQQGFDHWFGFAGGGMNYWGVPDGPIKTIVRNGKPVPQNELRYLTDDFTNEAIDFITKKDDKPFFMYLAYNAPHAPDHATQQYLENTKHIEYGGRSIYAAMVNAVDANVGRIDSTLVANGMKENTILVFLSDNGGRTEHADNRPYRGHKGMLFEGGIKVPFFITWPEKLKAGQHYEKPISSLDLFPTFLEAAGGDVTKETQLDGTTLLPYILDGKTGTPHEKLFWRSVGGFEYAVRIGDYKLYKSSYKNKTLLFNLKSDPWERTDIADKHPEKIAELEKAYTAWDAKNLVPGWLDPHRENVLKEEKALQGMRKKAQGPTGK, encoded by the coding sequence ATGAAGAACACTAAACTTTTATTCACTTTTGCGTTAGGTTTCCTAACGGCCCTACCCAGTGTAGCACAAGAAAAAAAGCCAAATATTATCGTTGTCCTAACGGATGACCAAGGTTGGGCAGATGTTGGCTTTAACGGAGCAACGGATATTCCCACCCCAAATTTGGACAAATTAGCCTCCCAAGGGGTGATTTTCGATAACGGGTATGTTTCACATCCGTACTGCAGTCCTTCACGTGCGGGACTTTTAACCGGTCGTTATCAGGCTCGTTTTGGTCACGATTGTAATATGCCATACAAGGCGGAAAATGATGATACGGTTGGGACTCCACTTTCTGAAAAAATGATTCCTGAAGCCTTAAAAGAACGTGGATATCGCACAAGCGCTATTGGAAAATGGCACTTGGGCGATCATTCTAGCCTTCATCCTACTCAACAAGGTTTTGACCATTGGTTCGGTTTTGCCGGTGGTGGAATGAACTATTGGGGCGTACCCGATGGTCCTATTAAAACCATTGTTAGAAATGGTAAACCGGTTCCTCAAAATGAATTACGGTACCTAACCGATGATTTCACAAATGAGGCCATCGATTTTATTACCAAGAAAGATGATAAACCATTTTTCATGTACTTGGCATACAACGCACCACACGCTCCTGACCATGCTACCCAACAATATTTAGAAAACACAAAACATATTGAATATGGTGGGCGCAGTATCTATGCCGCCATGGTAAATGCTGTTGATGCAAACGTAGGTAGAATAGACTCTACACTAGTTGCAAATGGTATGAAAGAAAACACAATTTTAGTATTTTTAAGTGATAACGGAGGACGTACGGAACATGCTGACAACCGACCGTACAGAGGGCACAAAGGCATGTTGTTTGAAGGTGGAATAAAAGTTCCCTTTTTTATCACTTGGCCAGAGAAATTGAAAGCGGGTCAACATTATGAGAAACCTATTAGCTCATTGGACCTTTTCCCAACTTTTCTAGAAGCCGCTGGCGGTGATGTTACAAAAGAAACACAATTAGACGGCACCACTCTCCTACCCTATATTTTAGATGGAAAAACCGGCACTCCCCATGAAAAATTGTTCTGGCGTTCCGTTGGCGGATTTGAGTATGCCGTTAGAATAGGTGATTACAAACTTTATAAGAGTTCATACAAGAACAAAACGTTGCTTTTCAATCTAAAAAGCGACCCTTGGGAACGAACGGATATAGCAGATAAGCATCCTGAAAAAATTGCTGAACTAGAAAAAGCATACACGGCTTGGGATGCTAAAAACCTAGTTCCTGGTTGGTTAGACCCGCACCGTGAAAATGTTCTTAAAGAAGAAAAAGCTTTACAGGGCATGCGCAAAAAAGCCCAAGGTCCAACAGGAAAATAA
- a CDS encoding alpha-L-fucosidase: protein MKNKIALLLLLGLMAVTNAQEKFEPEWENLKQHKATPEWFADAKLGVYFHWGVYNVPANGNEWYGRFMYESDRQKSWGKDVYDYHTKTYGRDVDYHDFIPQWKAEKFSAERWVDMFENMGAKFIGTIAEHHDGFSLWESDVNPWNSFDKGPKIDVVKQIGDEVKKRNLKFMTTFHHGFHMHFYPKKENSFLRPVSMHAVTYANPEVPQEDEYRILYGNTTYKEECDIWLGKLNEVINSYSPDYIWMDFAQGYIQEDYRKQFLANYFNKAKEQNKEVVVNTKGSFFPTDLAVVNLERATVIDIAPEVWVTDFQLGSSWGYNKDKRTALDPKKAIRILAEVVSKNGVMILAAAPMAKGIIPEEQAIAMEGIGAWLKLYGEAIYYTRPFVAYGQGPTEMKRNPEDEWNAYGAIKAGLYDLNSKDIRYTKNNKTVYAIQLGWPGENKQTVLTAFANKAKDMNVKSVSVLGSKQKIKWEKTEEGLTVTSPRKMPAEAEAALVYKITLK, encoded by the coding sequence ATGAAAAACAAGATTGCCCTTCTTTTACTATTGGGCCTTATGGCTGTAACCAACGCTCAAGAAAAATTTGAGCCAGAATGGGAAAACCTCAAACAACATAAAGCAACCCCTGAATGGTTTGCAGATGCCAAGTTAGGCGTATATTTTCACTGGGGCGTATACAATGTTCCTGCTAATGGAAATGAATGGTACGGGCGTTTTATGTATGAAAGTGATCGTCAAAAAAGTTGGGGCAAAGATGTCTATGACTACCATACCAAAACTTACGGAAGAGATGTAGATTATCACGATTTTATCCCGCAATGGAAAGCAGAAAAATTTTCTGCGGAGCGTTGGGTTGATATGTTCGAGAATATGGGTGCTAAATTCATTGGAACCATTGCTGAACACCATGACGGATTTTCGCTTTGGGAAAGTGACGTAAATCCGTGGAACTCCTTTGATAAAGGCCCTAAAATTGATGTAGTTAAACAAATTGGTGACGAAGTAAAAAAGCGCAATTTAAAATTCATGACCACTTTTCACCATGGTTTTCACATGCATTTTTATCCCAAAAAAGAAAACAGTTTTCTGCGCCCCGTAAGCATGCATGCAGTAACCTATGCTAACCCGGAAGTTCCTCAAGAAGATGAGTACCGTATTCTTTACGGAAATACCACTTATAAGGAAGAATGTGATATCTGGCTAGGAAAATTGAATGAAGTAATCAACTCCTATTCTCCGGATTATATTTGGATGGATTTTGCCCAAGGGTATATTCAAGAGGATTACCGCAAACAATTTCTGGCCAACTATTTCAACAAAGCAAAAGAGCAGAATAAAGAGGTAGTGGTTAACACCAAAGGGTCATTTTTTCCAACGGATTTAGCTGTTGTAAATTTAGAAAGAGCTACGGTTATAGATATCGCCCCAGAAGTCTGGGTAACCGATTTTCAGTTGGGTAGTTCTTGGGGTTATAACAAAGATAAACGTACTGCTTTAGACCCTAAAAAAGCCATTCGGATTTTGGCCGAAGTAGTGAGTAAAAACGGCGTAATGATTTTAGCTGCAGCTCCCATGGCAAAAGGTATTATTCCAGAAGAACAAGCTATAGCTATGGAAGGGATCGGCGCTTGGTTAAAATTATATGGCGAAGCAATTTATTATACACGTCCTTTTGTAGCATATGGTCAAGGACCAACGGAAATGAAGCGTAACCCTGAGGATGAATGGAATGCTTACGGCGCTATAAAAGCCGGCTTATACGACTTAAATTCAAAAGATATTCGGTATACCAAAAACAACAAAACGGTGTACGCTATACAATTAGGTTGGCCAGGAGAAAACAAACAAACGGTACTAACAGCTTTTGCCAACAAAGCCAAGGATATGAACGTTAAATCTGTTTCTGTTTTAGGAAGTAAACAAAAAATAAAATGGGAGAAAACAGAAGAAGGTCTTACGGTTACTTCTCCAAGAAAAATGCCTGCTGAAGCTGAAGCTGCTCTGGTTTACAAAATCACTTTAAAATAA
- a CDS encoding 3-keto-disaccharide hydrolase, which yields MKIKITSIITLALFLSALLSLSAQESKVEWANPFPKGELGTSYTITPNELTDNQKLFEIKKNKIEVLYTWKGDEAPFGMITTNKEYSHFNLELEYKWGERKFAPRLEAKRDAGIVFHIKGEKVVWPTCLECQIQEGDTGDLWVIKGPKVSWFQKDGSEKLLDSSGKKTYIEGDKYGNHEVDGWNKVRVEVRGSKSAKFFENGQLVNELKDFLNADDTPLEKGNIALQAEGSEIIYRNIKIQELK from the coding sequence ATGAAAATCAAAATCACTTCAATTATAACATTGGCGCTCTTTTTAAGTGCCCTGTTATCTCTTTCTGCTCAGGAATCAAAAGTAGAATGGGCCAACCCATTTCCAAAAGGGGAACTTGGTACCAGTTACACCATCACTCCAAATGAGCTGACCGATAATCAGAAATTATTTGAAATTAAAAAGAATAAAATAGAGGTCCTCTATACTTGGAAAGGAGACGAAGCTCCTTTTGGCATGATTACCACTAATAAAGAATACAGTCATTTTAATCTAGAACTTGAATATAAGTGGGGAGAACGCAAATTTGCTCCTCGCCTGGAAGCCAAACGGGATGCTGGTATCGTTTTTCATATTAAAGGAGAAAAAGTAGTCTGGCCCACGTGTCTAGAATGTCAAATTCAGGAAGGTGACACGGGTGACCTATGGGTCATAAAAGGCCCAAAAGTGAGCTGGTTTCAAAAAGATGGTTCTGAAAAATTACTGGATTCTAGTGGCAAAAAAACATATATAGAAGGCGACAAATACGGCAATCATGAAGTTGATGGCTGGAACAAAGTTCGCGTAGAAGTAAGAGGTTCAAAAAGTGCCAAGTTCTTTGAAAACGGCCAACTGGTAAACGAACTGAAAGACTTCTTAAATGCCGATGATACTCCTTTAGAAAAAGGGAACATTGCCTTACAGGCAGAAGGCTCTGAAATTATCTACAGGAATATTAAAATTCAAGAATTAAAATAA
- a CDS encoding short chain dehydrogenase has translation MKILIIGGHGTIGTKVAAHFSQENEVLIAGRTTGDFLVDIKDSSSISKMFEQAGLFDAIICIAGEAKWDNFDDLTEDDFHIGLNSKLMGQVNLVGIGQKFLAPQGSITLSTGILADDPVAMTTSAAMVNGAIHSFVQAVALEIENGVRVNAVSSGMVEDAYEKYKDYFPGHNPIPMKKVINGYVRSVNGKGHGEVIRIYN, from the coding sequence ATGAAAATCTTAATCATTGGAGGACACGGAACTATAGGAACAAAAGTAGCTGCTCATTTTTCTCAAGAAAATGAAGTACTAATTGCAGGGAGAACAACTGGTGATTTTCTTGTGGATATTAAAGACAGTTCCTCTATATCTAAAATGTTTGAGCAAGCAGGGCTATTTGATGCTATAATATGTATTGCCGGTGAAGCCAAGTGGGATAATTTTGATGACCTTACTGAAGACGATTTTCATATAGGACTGAACAGTAAATTAATGGGTCAGGTCAACTTGGTTGGCATAGGCCAAAAGTTTCTTGCACCACAAGGTTCTATAACCCTTTCCACAGGTATTTTGGCAGATGACCCCGTGGCCATGACCACTAGTGCCGCGATGGTAAACGGAGCTATCCATAGCTTTGTACAAGCTGTAGCATTAGAAATAGAAAACGGTGTAAGGGTAAATGCCGTTTCTTCCGGTATGGTAGAAGATGCCTATGAAAAATATAAGGATTATTTCCCAGGGCACAACCCTATTCCCATGAAAAAAGTGATTAACGGATACGTTCGTAGTGTGAACGGAAAAGGCCATGGCGAGGTCATACGTATCTACAATTAA
- a CDS encoding CBU_0592 family membrane protein, producing the protein MKLLIDIFGWVGSGLIILAYAITMMENKKYLGYSKYLNLLGGLLIATNCYYYSAIPPFVSNMLWSIIATLTIYKTRRKGPKQNNRKRLT; encoded by the coding sequence ATGAAACTCCTTATTGATATTTTTGGATGGGTGGGCTCGGGGCTCATTATCCTGGCCTACGCCATCACAATGATGGAAAACAAAAAGTATTTAGGCTACAGTAAGTACTTAAACCTGCTTGGTGGATTATTAATCGCGACAAATTGTTATTACTACAGCGCCATTCCCCCATTTGTATCTAATATGTTGTGGAGTATTATTGCTACCCTAACTATTTACAAAACTAGAAGAAAAGGACCAAAACAGAACAATAGAAAACGGTTGACCTAA
- a CDS encoding ArsR/SmtB family transcription factor: MQIMEWLREPENNFPPHISIDHFNDGVCATYIHEKSRLSQSTISNYLTNMEKCGLLVMTRHGKWSYFKRNEALITEFAKYLL; the protein is encoded by the coding sequence ATGCAGATAATGGAATGGCTGAGAGAACCTGAAAATAATTTTCCTCCTCATATTAGTATAGACCATTTTAACGATGGAGTATGTGCTACATACATCCATGAGAAATCTAGACTATCGCAATCTACGATTTCAAACTACTTGACCAATATGGAAAAATGCGGATTATTGGTCATGACACGACACGGAAAATGGTCCTATTTTAAAAGAAATGAAGCTTTAATTACTGAATTTGCAAAGTATTTATTATAA
- the thiD gene encoding bifunctional hydroxymethylpyrimidine kinase/phosphomethylpyrimidine kinase, with the protein MNSTYNSVLTIAGSDSGGCAGIQADIKSISANGAFAASVITATTAQNTQGVFDIHPIPVSHIRKQLIAVLEDIDFGAIKIGMLHSAEVIETVKKTLKEYSVKNIVLDPVMIATSGDRLLNKTAVASLKSFLSDARLITPNIPEAEILIDKKIDSEKLGEAAQEIGETFKTSVLLKGGHLEDSEQMTDTLFLYDTQQVIFIHNPRIKTKNTHGTGCTLSSAIAAQLSLELTLEEAVINACSYLNEAITQGKDKTLGKGNGPVQHFPK; encoded by the coding sequence ATGAACTCAACTTATAATAGCGTACTTACTATCGCCGGAAGTGACTCAGGAGGCTGCGCAGGTATCCAAGCGGATATAAAAAGTATAAGTGCCAATGGTGCTTTTGCCGCCTCGGTCATTACAGCTACTACCGCACAAAACACACAAGGCGTTTTTGATATTCACCCTATTCCTGTATCACATATTCGTAAGCAATTAATAGCCGTTCTTGAGGATATTGATTTTGGAGCAATAAAAATTGGTATGCTCCACTCTGCTGAGGTCATTGAAACCGTAAAAAAAACACTAAAAGAATATTCTGTAAAGAATATTGTTTTAGACCCTGTAATGATAGCTACTTCTGGAGATAGACTTTTGAATAAAACCGCAGTGGCCAGCCTTAAGTCCTTTCTCAGTGATGCTCGCCTTATTACACCTAATATTCCCGAAGCTGAGATTTTAATTGATAAAAAAATAGATTCTGAGAAGCTTGGTGAGGCCGCACAAGAAATTGGTGAAACATTTAAAACATCAGTTTTACTAAAAGGAGGTCATTTAGAGGATTCCGAACAAATGACCGATACCCTATTTTTATATGACACCCAGCAAGTTATTTTTATTCATAACCCACGCATAAAAACAAAAAATACGCATGGTACGGGTTGTACACTGTCTTCCGCTATCGCCGCACAATTAAGTTTAGAACTCACCTTAGAAGAAGCAGTAATTAATGCTTGCTCTTATTTAAATGAAGCCATTACACAGGGTAAAGACAAAACCTTGGGTAAAGGCAACGGTCCGGTACAGCATTTTCCTAAATAA